One Egibacteraceae bacterium genomic window, GTTTGCGTCGGTCCGGTTCGATCAGTGCAGCGGCGTGGCAGTCGGCCCGCGAGGGAAGGCGCGAGCTGGCCGCCACGCCGCATCCTTCCTGTGGCCCGATGTGGCTTGTGACCACTGTGGCCGCCTGCTCCGCGCAGTGGCCCGGGAAAGGGAGGCGATGGCTAAGCGCTACCGGGAACCGGTCGAGGTGGACGTCGACGTCGGTGGACCCACACGGTTCGCCTGGCGAGGGGGCTCCTACCGGGTGGTCACGGTGCTCGGCCACTGGCGCGAGGACGCCGGCTACTGGTCGGGGGCCCGCCTGGAGGTCCCCCAGCGGGACCTCTGGCGGGTGGAGGCGCACGGCGGCATCTACGAGCTGGTCCGCGAGGCCGGTGTCTGGCGCCTGGACCGGGTGTGGGACTGACCCGCGTGTCGCCGGAGCCTGCCGAGGAGGCCGAGCCTGGGGATCACGCCTTCTCCTCCCTGGTCTGGATCCATCGCGAACGCGGCGACTGTAGGGCGTCACGCTGAACGAGGACGGTCGCGTCACCTTCGATGAGGATGAGTAGGCCGGCCGGAACGTGCGGGTAGCGCATAGCTGGCGCGACTTGGTGATGGATGGACATCGTGACCGTGTCAACGGCGGGGGCCGTCGTGCTGGGCTGTCGGCGTGCAGGGTGAGGCTGTCGGCGGGCACGGTGGGGCTCAGCGCGGCGGGACCCGCAGCTGGGGGTCGTGAAGCTGCTCGGGTGGGCTGGTGGCCATGTCGAGCAGCCTGAACGGTCACCGCACGGGTGGGCAGGGGCGGCTGGTGTTGGCCAGCAGCAGCCCGCGGGTGAGCGTGCACAGCGCCTGCCAGCGGTCCGTGGGCGCGTCGAGGTGGTGGCGCTGGTAGGCGGCCGTCGCGATGGCCAGCTCGCCCAGCGCGGCATGCACCGGTGAGGGCCATCCCCCGGCCGGCTCCAGGCGGCCCAGGCTGGCGTCCAGGCGGTAGGCCAACCGCGTGCCCAGGGCGGCCAGAGCGCACGCGCGGGCGCGGAAGCGGCGCAGCCATCCGCGGACGGTGCCGGCCGGTACGCCCAGGCGCACGGCGATGGGGCGATGCCCGTGCCCGTGGGCGGCGTCAAGCAGTGCGGCGCCGATCACGTCGATGGCGTAGGCGCGGCGCTGGAGCATCACCGCGGGCAGCAGGACGTGGGTGAGCGCGCAGGCACGGCAGCGTGCCCGCCGCGGTCGTATGACGCGCACGGTGTCGCCGGCGCGCAGCACTCGGCGCCGTGCCCACCCCCACGGGCGTAGCTCAGCGCTGCACGGGCAGCTCACCTGGCCGGCGCGCAGCGCACGGTCGACAGCGTGGATCTGGTCGGGGACGACGAGCATGACGGGGACCTCCTGGCCGGGCTGATGGAGCCCGGCAGGCTGCCCGCCCTGCGCCCGCGCCGCCGGTCCGCAAGCGGCCCTGTCCTCAACTGCCGTGACGTAGGACTACCTCGCGGTCCTCATCCCACGTGCCGCCCAACAGCGACCTCGCCGAGGCGCTGCCCGCCTTGGAGCAGATGTGTGCGCGGTTCGCTGACCGCCCCCATGCTGACCGCCCCCCGGTTGTCTGTTGGCCAAGCGATGCTCGCCCCTGGTGGGTCGGGGGTGGGACTCTTGTGGATGGGGGGCAGGGAGGCCGATGGACTGTCTCACCCCTGGTGTTGGATGGGTCCATGTCCGCTCCTGCGTCTGCTGCCCGCACCGACCTGGCCTGTGCCGCCGGGTCGGATGTGGACGAGCGCGCGGGCGGCGGCGGCGTTGTCTCACCGCTCGTGTTGGATGGGTTCATGTCCGCTCCTGCGTCTGCCGCCCGCACCGACCTGGCCTGTGCCGGCGGGCCGAGTGTGGATGAACGCGCCCGAGGCCGCGGCGTTGTCTCACCCCTGATGTTGGATGGACCCATGTCGCCCACCGCGTCTGCTGACCTCGCCGACCCGGCTCCTGCCGGCGGGTCGGATGGGCTGGCTGTGGACGAACGCGCCTGCGGCCGCGGCACTGTCACACCCCTGATGTTGGATGGATCCATGTCGCCCACCGCGTCCGTTGACCTCGCCGACCCGGCTCCCGCCGCCGGGTCCGGTGTGGATGAACGCGCCCGAGGCCGCGGCGTTGTCTCACCCCTGATGTTGGATGGACCCATGTCGTCCACCGCGTCTGCTGACCTCGCCGCCCCGGCCGTGTGCCGGGCTGTTTGGGCGGCTCGCGGTCCGGTGGTGGCGCGTGAGCGGGGCCCGCGCTACGCCGCCGGGAACCCGGCCGACGGTGACGTCGGTGGAGGCGGGGATGAAGGGTTGGGTGCGCTGTTGGGGTCGGCTGACGTGGGTGTGGTGGCTGGAGCGTTGGCGGGGTTGCCCACCGACCGTCTCGCCCGGGTCTTG contains:
- a CDS encoding DUF6504 family protein; the protein is MAKRYREPVEVDVDVGGPTRFAWRGGSYRVVTVLGHWREDAGYWSGARLEVPQRDLWRVEAHGGIYELVREAGVWRLDRVWD
- a CDS encoding DUF6431 domain-containing protein — translated: MLVVPDQIHAVDRALRAGQVSCPCSAELRPWGWARRRVLRAGDTVRVIRPRRARCRACALTHVLLPAVMLQRRAYAIDVIGAALLDAAHGHGHRPIAVRLGVPAGTVRGWLRRFRARACALAALGTRLAYRLDASLGRLEPAGGWPSPVHAALGELAIATAAYQRHHLDAPTDRWQALCTLTRGLLLANTSRPCPPVR